In Electrophorus electricus isolate fEleEle1 chromosome 1, fEleEle1.pri, whole genome shotgun sequence, a single window of DNA contains:
- the LOC113571418 gene encoding cohesin subunit SA-3 produces MNLGEESELESNSNLSEMDDVSEPHSDFTINVKATKRKPAVALGTAFPKKRQHRTKVHPPTSSSPSQPDTPGSPITANSTLPQLPELSKRQKSERGKKQSNAVHMYEAVQSGQSAFVTVVDDWLEGYKQDREEGLLELINFVVQCCGCKGVVTREMFNSMQNADIISHLTKEFNEDSVSYPLVASGTQGRRFREALCEFPSQLVQRCQNSLLYDEFLFSSLLAFLTGLADSQVRSFRHTSTLIAMHLMSAIVEVAAVVYTQGEMTQRRCQLEKNKGVKQIATEKLEELQNSYNELLEHQEELRSLMNGIFKGVFVHRYRDRVPEIRVICMKEMGVWLRENPTSFLNDGHLKYMGWMLNDKQASVRLQCVLALQKLYAERSFISRLELFTSRFKERMLNMVMDKDPDVAVEAVKLLLVIKQRVEDCLTEDECSSVYPLVFAAHRGLASAAGEFLYHVLCTELGPLSEGEHEKHSAAFLNLLTCFFIQSKYHEHAAYLVDSLWNVAGSELTDWNTMTSLLLYDKGAGQGLEDAEEGALIDIMMSAVRQAAEATGPTSHLVGKRNLSVKGRKLQAQERRRITNHFILLLPQLLAKYSSDAEKVSSLLRAPLYFELEAYSSTGRLEKYLEMMMSQVCEIMEKHHEESVLEACVHVLCALCSDRYTFSVRAERAVSQFLDATVEKFTAHLSNLLQNAADEDDVYSAATSMKRLAVFSSARDITAWKLLDPCFLLLKTGVESGEIDQELMVSAMRCLAFHLLWERVKISHVAAQADKAGLKTLQKEVRSFYHLCQSCISLGQRHVRDQAFVCLCDVLLVFGQQKVRKELQSMNFSPDDTLKAEMASFVMDYIFTDPDNDITGEDEDEITSLQRRRNQLAGYCKLILFGVLELRAAADIFKCYNKFYRDYGDLIKETLSKSRIISPVESAKVVCLSLQQLFSSLGEEGQNYMKEIKDLAKKFAMSFGINLQHIRRPLLELHQDGIKFAAQGAADDISNLRFLEILSEFSFKLVKQDRTKLLSYLQQVCGSMNNRCVNMYEHSLCSGLRETPAFSHDTPAKKRRRVEGPVRSLDTPALTSTALSSRTAHKKPLHRSTGSYRETSLERSSVDDIVEGLSLIEEDFEEVEEPVIEDYEDEDSDFDEAVTLPSTRHSTSFLEELFD; encoded by the exons CAGCACTCTTCCCCAATTGCCTGAATTGTCTAAAAgacagaagagtgaaagaggaaaGAAGCAGTCTAATGCAGTGCACATGTATGAGGCTGTGCAGTCCGGCCAGAGTGCATTTGTG ACAGTGGTTGATGATTGGCTTGAAGGCTATAAGCAAGATCGTGAGGAGGGACTTCTTGAACTCATTAATTTTGTGGTTCAGTGCTGTGGCTGCAAAG GTGTAGTGACCAGGGAAATGTTCAACAGTATGCAAaatgctgacatcatcagtcacCTTACTAAAGAATTTAATGAG GACTCAGTCAGTTACCCTCTTGTAGCGAGTGGCACCCAGGGACGGCGTTTCCGTGAGGCGCTGTGCGAGTTTCCATCTCAGCTAGTGCAGCGTTGCCAGAACAGCTTGCTGTATGACGAGTTTCTGTTTTCGTCACTACTTGCATTCCTCACAGGCCTTGCTGATTCACAGGTCCGATCTTTCAGACATACCAGCACACTTATTG CAATGCATTTGATGTCCGCTATAGTTGAAGTGGCTGCAGTAGTGTATACACAGGGAGAAATGACGCAGAGACGCTGTCAGCTGGAGAAAAACAAGGGTGTCAAGCAAATAGCCACCGAGaaactggaggagctgcagaatTCATACAATGAG CTGCTGGAACATCAGGAGGAATTGCGTTCTCTGATGAATGGCATCTTTAAGGGCGTGTTTGTGCATCGCTATAGAGACAGAGTTCCAGAGATCCGTGTCATCTGTATGAAGGAGATGGGTGTATGGCTCAGAGAAAACCCCACCTCCTTCCTTAATGATGGGCATCTCAAATACATGGGCTGGATGCTGAATGACAAG CAAGCCAGTGTTcgcctgcagtgtgtgttggcCTTGCAAAAGCTGTATGCAGAGAGAAGTTTTATCAGCCGCCTGGAGCTCTTTACCAGCCGCTTTAAG GAGAGGATGTTGAACATGGTGATGGATAAAGATCCTGATGTGGCTGTGGAAGCAGTCAAATTGCTGCTGGTTATTAAACA gaggGTAGAGGACTGTCTGACAGAAGATGAGTGTAGTTCTGTCTATCCTCTGGTGTTTGCAGCACACAGAGGACTGGCCTCTGCAGCTGGCGAGTTTCTTTACCATGT GCTGTGTACTGAACTGGGACCCTTATCAGAAGGAGAGCATGAAAAACACAGCGCAGCATTCCTTAACCTGCTAACGTGCTTCTTTATTCAAAGCAAG TATCACGAGCATGCTGCCTACCTGGTGGACAGCCTCTGGAATGTAGCAGGGTCAGAGCTGACTGACTGGAACACGATGACGTCACTGTTGTTGTATGACAAAGGAGCTGGGCAAG gcctGGAGGATGCTGAAGAGGGTGCGCTTATTGATATCATGATGTCAGCTGTCAGACAGGCAGCAGAGGCCACAGGCCCTACATCACATTTAGTCGGGAAGAGA AATTTGAGTGTGAAAGGCAGGAAGCTCCAAGCTCAAGAGAGAAGGCGCATCACCAACCACTTCATACTCCTGCTGCCCCAGTTACTAGCTAAG tacTCATCAGATGCTGAAAAGGTGTCTTCTCTTTTAAGAGCACCACTTTATTTTGAGCTTGAGGCCTATTCCAGCACAGGTCGCCTAGAAAAG TATTTGGAGATGATGATGTCACAAGTTTGTGAAATTATGGAAAAGCATCACGAAGAGTCTGTGTTGGAGGCATGTGTGCACGTTCTGTGTGCGTTGTGTTCTGATCGTTACACCTTCTCCGTTCGTGCTGAGAGAGCCGTTAGCCAGTTTTTGGATGCAACCGTGGAGAAATTTACTGCACACTTATCCAACCTACTTCAG AACGCAGCTGATGAGGATGATGTGTACAGTGCTGCAACCTCCATGAAGAGGCTGGCGGTCTTCAGCAG tgccAGGGATATAACTGCCTGGAAGCTGTTGGATCCATGTTTTTTGCTTCTGAAGACTGGAGTGGAGTCTGGGGAGATTGACCAAGAG TTAATGGTCTCTGCAATGAGGTGTCTTGCTTTCCACCTGctgtgggagagagtgaagatCTCACATGTAGCTGCTCAAGCAGACAAG GCTGGGCTAAAGACACTGCAGAAAGAAGTTCGATCCTTCTATCATTTATGTCAGAGCTGCATATCTCTGGGTCAGAGGCACGTTAGAGACCAG gcatttgtatgtctgtgtgatgtgCTGCTGGTGTTTGGGCAAcagaaagtgagaaaagaaCTTCAGAGCATGAATTTTTCACCTGATGATACACTGAAGGCAGAGATGGCATCCTTTGTGATGGACTACATATTTACTGACCCTGACAATGATATTAcag GAGAGGATGAAGATGAGATCACTTCCCTTCAGCGCAGAAGGAATCAGCTGGCAGGATACTGCAAACTCATCCTATTTGGTGTGCTGGAGCTCAGGGCAGCTGCTGATATCTTCAAATGCTacaataag TTCTACAGAGATTATGGTGACCTCATCAAGGAGACGCtgagcaaatccagaatcattaGTCCAGTGGAAAGTGCCAAGGTGGTCTGCCTTAGTCTCCAACAG ctgttTTCTTCATTAGGAGAGGAAGGCCAAAATTACATGAAAGAGATCAAAGATCTAGCCAAGAAGTTTGCCATGAGCTTTGGCATTAACCTTCAGCACATCCGCAGACCTCTTCTAGAACTACACCA ggatgGTATCAAGTTTGCTGCGCAGGGAGCTGCAGATGACATTTCAAATCTGAGATTTCTGGAGATCCTCAGCGAATTCAGCTTCAAACTTGTAAAGCAGGACCGCACCAAGCT aCTGAGTTATCTACAGCAAGTGTGTGGCAGTATGAATAACagatgtgtgaatatgtatgagCATTCCCTGTGCTCAGGACTCAGAGAAACTCCTGCTTTTTCCCATGACACACCTGCCAAGAAACGCCGTCGTGTGGAGg ggCCAGTGAGAAGTTTGGATACCCCTGCCCTCACCTCCACAGCTCTGTCTAGTAGAACTGCACACAAAAAGCCCCTCCATCGCTCTACAGGTTCCTACAGGGAGACCAGCTTGGAGCGATCTTCAGTGGATGATATCGTGGAAGG actTTCCCTGATTGAGGAGGACTTTGAAGAAGTAGAGGAGCCAGTGATCGAGGATTATGAAGATGAAGACTCAGACTTCGATGAAGCTGTGACTCTG ccATCAACCCGCCACTCTACCAGCTTCTTAGAAGAGCTGTTTGACTGA